The genome window TACTAAAGGGATTCCTTTGGCATATGCAGTTGGAACTTATTTAAATGTTCCGGTAGTTATGGTTAGAAGAGACAGTAAAGTAACAGAAGGCTCCACGGTGAGTATTAATTATGTTTCTGGTTCTACAAAAAGAATCCAAACGATGCTGCTTTCTAAAAGAAGTTTAGAAGATGGCTCAAAAGTATTGATTGTGGATGACTTTATGAAAGCTGGCGGTACCATCAATGGTATGATTAGTCTATTAGAGGAATTCAATGCAAGCGTTGCAGGAATCGCAGTATTAGTAGAAGCAGAGGAAGCAGAGGAAAGACTAGTGGATGATTATTTATCACTAGTAAAATTATCCGGTGTTGATGTAAAAGAAAAGAAAATTTCTGTGGAAAATGGTAATTATTTCGACAAAAAGTAACTCTTAGGGGGAAAAGACAAATGAAAGTTGTTCAAACAAGTAACGCACCAGCAGCTATCGGACCGTATTCTCAAGGGATTATTGTGAATAATTTATTTTTCAGTTCTGGTCAAATTCCTTTAACTGCAGAAGGTACCTTAGTAGAGGGAGACGTGCAGACACAGACACATCAAGTATTCAAAAATTTAGCAGCCGTCCTTAAAGAGGCAGGAGCATCCTTTGAAACGGTTGTGAAGGCAACGGTGTTTATTAAAAATATGGAAGACTTTCAAGCAATCAATGAAGTATATGGAGAATATTTCTCTACACATAAGCCCGCTCGTTCATGTGTAGAAGTAGCTAGACTTCCTAAGGATGTATTAGTTGAAATCGAAGTTATCGCACTTTGTAAATAAGTTACTTCATAAAGGAAGATAGTCGGAGATTAAGTGGAAAAACAGAAGATTTTATCACTTTTAGGCACTTTTTCTTTATTTTATTCCTAAATATTCTAAAAAATTTCACCTTTAAAGAAGGAGTTATGAGAATTCTGTTGAATTTAATAACTAGATTTTATCTTCTAGTAAAGGTGGTGAACAGGATGGAAGTAACTGATGTAAGGCTACGCCGAGTTAACACGGATGGACGTATGAGAGCTATTGCCTCTATTACACTAGATAATGAATTTGTTGTTCACGATATTAGGGTAATTGACGGAAATAATGGACTATTTGTAGCGATGCCAAGTAAACGAACTCCAGATGGTGAGTTTAGAGATATCGCTCATCCAATTAACTCTGGTACAAGAGGAAAAATCCAGGAAGCAGTTTTGGCAGAATACCACCGCCTGGGTGAATTAGAAATTGAATTTGAAGAAGCTGGTGCTTCCTAAAATAATCTGCAGCTAGAGCCTACTTCCTAAGAGTAAGGCTCTTTTTTTATTCCTATTTCTCTCCTATTTACCCCTTGATTTTCCAATGAAAACAATTAGTTCTTCTAGTATCATAAAAGAGATAAGTTTTTTTTATTTTTCATGGTTGTTGGAAGTAGTTCTCCGTATAAAAAAGGAAAATGTTACAATTAATAAACAGCTTTTATAAAGAAGCGTACATAAAATGTGAATCCTTCCTTGAAATCAAGAGTTATTTAAGATATATTTTTTAGTGGATAAAAAGGTTATTGGAGGCCTGTGAATGACAACTCGTTACGCAGTGATTTTAGCCGCAGGACAGGGTACTAGAATGAAGTCAAAACTTTATAAAGTACTTCATCCTGTTTGTGGGAAACCGATGGTACAGCACGTTGTAGATCAAGTGGAAAAGCTACAAATGGATTCAATCGTAACAGTAATTGGCCACGGTTCAGAAAAAGTAAAAGCACAGCTTGGCAATAGTGTTAAATACGTAAATCAAAAAGAACAGCTTGGAACGGCACATGCAGTAATACAAGCAAAAGATCTTCTTGTAGACAAAGAAGGAGTGACACTTGTTATATGTGGGGATACGCCTCTCATGACAAGTGAAACGATAGAAGCGCTCTTTTTACACCATGAGAAAGTAGGAGCGAAGGCAACCATTTTAACGGCAAAGGCAAGTAAGCCAGATGGGTACGGCAGAATCATTCGTAATTCAATGGGCGTAGTAGAGAAAATCGTAGAACACAAGGATGCAACGGATGAAGAAAGAAAAATAACAGAAATTAACACAGGTACCTATGTATTTGATAATGCTCTATTATTTCAGGCTTTAGATAATGTTTCCAATGAAAATGTTCAAGGAGAGTATTATCTGCCAGACGTTATCGAGATTTTAAAACAGCAGGGAGAAACTGTAAGTGCATTCCAAACCACAGATTTCAATGAAACAATTGGTGTGAATGATCGGATTGCTTTATCTGAAGCAGAATCAATCATGAGAAAGCGAATCAATGAACAGCATATGCGCAATGGCGTAACAATTATTGATCCGACCAATACTTATATTGGAGCAGACGTAATGATTAAAGAGGATACAGTTATATATCCTGGAAGTATGATTAAAGGAAATACTGTAATAGGTTCAGATTGTATTATTGGGCCAAATACAGAAATAAATAATTGTTCAGTGGGAAATAATACGGCTATTAAACAATCTGTTGCTCACGATAGCAGCATTGGGTCTGATGTGAATATTGGACCGTTTGCCCATATTCGTCCAGCCTCTATGATTGATGATGAAGTGAAAATTGGAAACTTTGTTGAAATCAAGAAAGCGACATTTGGAAAAGGCAGTAAGGCATCACATTTAAGTTATATTGGAGATGCGAATGTTGGTAGTGATGTCAATATTGGCTGTGGTACCATTACAGTTAATTATGATGGAAAAAAGAAGTTTTTGACGACGATAGAAGATGGCGCATTTATTGGATGCAATTCCAATTTGATTGCACCTGTCACAGTTGGTAAGGGTGCTTATGTTGCAGCAGGCTCCACCATTACAGATAACGTTCCTTCTGAGGCACTTTCAATTGCCCGTGCACGTCAAGTTAATAAAGAGAATTATAAACGTAAATAAATAGGTTAAAAGGAAGAATAATTCGTTTAATAGATATGTTTCATTCTTCGTACTATAAGTGGAAAAAGACCAGTGGAGGTTCAGCATGCCAGTTAAGAATTTAGATCCAAATTTGAAGGTATTCAGTTTAAACTCTAATCCTGCCTTAGCGCAGGAAATTGCCGATTCAATTGGAGTAGAATTAGGGAAATGTTCAGTAACACGTTTTAGCGATGGTGAAATTCAAATTAATATTGAGGAAAGTATCCGTGGTTGTGACGTATATGTTATTCAGTCAACAAGTGCACCCGTTAACGAACATATTATGGAGTTATTAATTATGATTGATGCATTGAAGCGTGCCTCAGCTAAGACGATTAACCTAGTAATTCCTTATTATGGGTATGCTAGACAAGATAGAAAAGCAAGAGCACGAGAACCAATTACAGCGAAATTAGTTGCCAATTTATTAGAGACAGCTGGAGCAACTCGTGTTATTACATTAGACTTGCATGCACCACAAATTCAAGGTTTCTTTGATATTCCGATTGATCACTTAATGGGTGTGCCAATCCTTGGTAATTACTTCAGTCAACGAGAATTTGATGGAGAGCTTGTTATTGTTTCTCCAGATCATGGTGGGGTTACAAGAGCAAGAAAACTTGCAGAACGATTAAAGGCGCCAATTGCTATTATTGATAAAAGACGTCCAAAGCCAAATGTTGCGGAAGTAATGAATATTGTTGGTAATATTGAAGGGAAAATTGCTATCCTTATTGATGATATTATTGATACAGCAGGTACCATTACACTTGGTGCCAATGCTCTAGCAGAAAATGGAGCAAAAGAGGTTTATGCTTGCTGTACACATCCTGTTTTGTCAGGACCTGCAATGGAGAGAATTAACAATTCTAAAATCAAAGAATTAGTTGTAACAAACTCAATTGAATTGGGTGAAAAGAAACTTTCAGCTAATGTTATTCAATTATCAGTTGCTGATCTATTAGGTGAAGCAATTTTACGTGTTCATCAAGATCAATCAGTAAGTTTCTTATTTGATTGATAAAACCCTTTATATCATTCTAATTAGTCGCTTGTCTAAAAGGCAGGCGGCTATTAGTATTGTGCCTTTCTTTTAAACAGATAGTAAATTCTTTATGTTTAAATATCTTCCATTTAGGGCATTTTTTATATAAGAGTGTTCATTTGATAAAATAATGGAAGGTGAAATCATGACAACTACTTTACAGGCAAAAAAACGTACGATGGACAAACATTCAAGCTTAACAAAATTAAGAAATAATGGAGAAATTCCAGGTATCGTTTATGGATCAAAAGTAGAAAATACGGCTATTTCCTTGAGTGAGGCTAATTTCTTGAAAACGATTCGTGAAGTTGGGAGAAATGGCGTTATTTCACTAGATATTGATGGGGAAAATTATAATGTCGTTTTAAATGAGTATGATGCTGATCCAATTAAGCGAGGCATTATACATGTGGACTTTTTAGCGGTAGACTTATCGAAGGCTATCAGCGCACCAGTAAAAGTATCTTTAGTGGGGGATGCTGCTGGAGTAAAGGATGGTGGCGTTATGCAGCAGGCTTTACACGAAGTAACAGTTACAGCAAAGCCTAATGATATACCATCTAGTATTGACATTGATGTAACAGAGCTTCAGGTAGGAGATACGATTACTATCGAAGATGTGAAGGGTTATGATAAAATAGAAATTAACCATGAAAAAGAGGAAGTAATAGCATCAATTCTTGCACCGAGACAGGAAGAAGAGATTAGTACAGGAGAACAACAAGAAGAAGGTATGCCGGATAATGTAGAAGGCAGAGAAACAGAGCCGGAAACAGCTGAAGAATAATCCGATTTATCAAAATGTATTCTCCCTGTACGTTTTTAGAAAGGGATTTCTAGAAAAGCAAAAGCAAGAAAAAGGTTTGACCGATTAGCATTCTAATGGCCAAACCTTTTTCTTGTATGATATAAGTATAGAATGAAAAGCAGGGGGATTCATATGAAATTAATTGTAGGCCTTGGTAACCCAGGGAAGCAATATGATAGAACAAGACATAATATTGGATTTGAAGTAATTGATTTTTTATCAAGTCATTATAATATTCCATTAGATAAGGCAAAATTCAAAGGGAATTATGGAATTGGAGTTATTGGCGGTGAAAAAGTGATTTTATTAAAGCCGCTTACATATATGAATCTTTCTGGGGAGTCTATTCGCCCCATTATGGATTACTATGATCTAGTGCCAGAAGATTTAGTCGTTATTTATGATGATCTAGATCTGCCAGTCGGAAGAATCCGACTTCGACAAAAAGGGAGCTCTGGCGGACATAATGGGATTAAGTCAACTATTCTTCATGTTGGTACAGAAAAATTCAATCGTATAAGAGTTGGAATTGATCGTCCTAAAAACGGAATGAAAGTAGTTGATTATGTCCTTGGGAAATTTACGAAAGAAGAAATGGATATATTAGAGGGAACCATTAAAAAATGTGCAGATGCGTGTGCGCAATGGGCAGAAGAACCCTTTTTGCAAGTAATGAATAAATATAATATCCAGTAAGATAGAGAATCATCCGCTTATTTTGGTTATATTTACATCCGAATAGGTGAATACTAGCAATATTAATGTGCTAGTAAGGAGGCCTAGGGATGGCTATACATTATCATTGCAGACATTGTGGTGTGCATATGGGAACACTTGATGCAGAATCCATTGCAGCAAATCGCTTAGGATTTGATCATTTATCAGATGAAGATCGATCAGAAATGATTCAATATCATCAAACAGGTAATATTGAGGTAAAGTCTATTTGTGAAGATTGCCAAGAGTCATTGTCAAAAAACCCTGGCTACTATGAAAATGATTATTTGATTCATTAGAGGAGATTTGGCTGTTTTTTAATTCGGGAAAAGCTTTGGAATAATCCAAAGCATTTTTCCGTTGTCTATATATTTGTTTTCTTGCGGTTAGCAGGAATATAGGCAAGATATCTCGTATATAACAACATTAAGGAGTATTTTCTTTAACCTTTTTTTAAATGATGCCATGATAAGCACGGTTCCATTCTGCTTAAGGGGGCATGAACTGAAGGATTAATAGTAACTATGTCATTAATCACGAAATAAATAGATTGCAATCATAATTATTTCTTGTAAGATAAGAACAAATTATCAGAAATGGATGCACGTTGAAAATAAAAAGAGCTAGCGAGCAGGCAGTCATATACTTTACTAAAAAAATAAGATAAAACTAGCTCAACACCACTTTTATGGTGTCTTTTGCTTTCGAATGGGAGGGAAAATTTTTTGTTAGGGCTAAAACAATTATTTAAACAGCAAGAAGATATACAAAATGTCATTTCAGGACTAGAAGCTGGGTTACATGAACAATTGGTTTCAGGACTTTCCAATTCAGCACGTACTCTATATATGACTTCAATTTATGAAAAAACAAAAAAGCCATTACTAATTGTGACTCATAATTTATTACAGGCGCAAAAACTATACGATGATATTACCAATATTGTGGATGAAAAGGATGTTTTTCTCTATCCTGCAAATGAGTTAATTGCAGCTGAAATTAGTATTGCAAGTCCAGAATTAAAGGCTCAGCGTATAGAGGTATTGAATTATTGGGCGAAAAAAAAGTCGGGAATCATGATTGCGCCAGTAGCAGGTCTGAGAAAGCTACTTCCTCCAAAAAAGTTATGGAAGGAAGCTCAGCTAAAACTTGAGATTGGGCAAGATCTTGATTTAGAAGCCTTTTTATTAAAGCTTGTTCATATGGGATATGTACGCTCGGAGATGGTTTCATCGCCGGGAGAATTTAGTGTGCGCGGTGGAATTTTAGATATTTATCCATTAACAGAGGAAGATCCGCTCCGGATTGAATTATTTGATACAGAAATTGATTCGATTAGAGCCTTTTCACTTGAAGATCAACGTTCGAAGGAAAAAAAGGAAAACGTTAGCATTGGACCAGCGACAGAAATTCTTTATGATGAGAATGCAGTCGGCGACTTGCTGGCTATGTT of Niallia circulans contains these proteins:
- a CDS encoding RidA family protein gives rise to the protein MKVVQTSNAPAAIGPYSQGIIVNNLFFSSGQIPLTAEGTLVEGDVQTQTHQVFKNLAAVLKEAGASFETVVKATVFIKNMEDFQAINEVYGEYFSTHKPARSCVEVARLPKDVLVEIEVIALCK
- the spoVG gene encoding septation regulator SpoVG; translation: MEVTDVRLRRVNTDGRMRAIASITLDNEFVVHDIRVIDGNNGLFVAMPSKRTPDGEFRDIAHPINSGTRGKIQEAVLAEYHRLGELEIEFEEAGAS
- the glmU gene encoding bifunctional UDP-N-acetylglucosamine diphosphorylase/glucosamine-1-phosphate N-acetyltransferase GlmU, whose protein sequence is MTTRYAVILAAGQGTRMKSKLYKVLHPVCGKPMVQHVVDQVEKLQMDSIVTVIGHGSEKVKAQLGNSVKYVNQKEQLGTAHAVIQAKDLLVDKEGVTLVICGDTPLMTSETIEALFLHHEKVGAKATILTAKASKPDGYGRIIRNSMGVVEKIVEHKDATDEERKITEINTGTYVFDNALLFQALDNVSNENVQGEYYLPDVIEILKQQGETVSAFQTTDFNETIGVNDRIALSEAESIMRKRINEQHMRNGVTIIDPTNTYIGADVMIKEDTVIYPGSMIKGNTVIGSDCIIGPNTEINNCSVGNNTAIKQSVAHDSSIGSDVNIGPFAHIRPASMIDDEVKIGNFVEIKKATFGKGSKASHLSYIGDANVGSDVNIGCGTITVNYDGKKKFLTTIEDGAFIGCNSNLIAPVTVGKGAYVAAGSTITDNVPSEALSIARARQVNKENYKRK
- a CDS encoding ribose-phosphate diphosphokinase; translation: MPVKNLDPNLKVFSLNSNPALAQEIADSIGVELGKCSVTRFSDGEIQINIEESIRGCDVYVIQSTSAPVNEHIMELLIMIDALKRASAKTINLVIPYYGYARQDRKARAREPITAKLVANLLETAGATRVITLDLHAPQIQGFFDIPIDHLMGVPILGNYFSQREFDGELVIVSPDHGGVTRARKLAERLKAPIAIIDKRRPKPNVAEVMNIVGNIEGKIAILIDDIIDTAGTITLGANALAENGAKEVYACCTHPVLSGPAMERINNSKIKELVVTNSIELGEKKLSANVIQLSVADLLGEAILRVHQDQSVSFLFD
- a CDS encoding 50S ribosomal protein L25/general stress protein Ctc, with product MTTTLQAKKRTMDKHSSLTKLRNNGEIPGIVYGSKVENTAISLSEANFLKTIREVGRNGVISLDIDGENYNVVLNEYDADPIKRGIIHVDFLAVDLSKAISAPVKVSLVGDAAGVKDGGVMQQALHEVTVTAKPNDIPSSIDIDVTELQVGDTITIEDVKGYDKIEINHEKEEVIASILAPRQEEEISTGEQQEEGMPDNVEGRETEPETAEE
- the pth gene encoding aminoacyl-tRNA hydrolase, whose amino-acid sequence is MKLIVGLGNPGKQYDRTRHNIGFEVIDFLSSHYNIPLDKAKFKGNYGIGVIGGEKVILLKPLTYMNLSGESIRPIMDYYDLVPEDLVVIYDDLDLPVGRIRLRQKGSSGGHNGIKSTILHVGTEKFNRIRVGIDRPKNGMKVVDYVLGKFTKEEMDILEGTIKKCADACAQWAEEPFLQVMNKYNIQ
- a CDS encoding anti-sigma-F factor Fin family protein, with amino-acid sequence MAIHYHCRHCGVHMGTLDAESIAANRLGFDHLSDEDRSEMIQYHQTGNIEVKSICEDCQESLSKNPGYYENDYLIH